TCCCGGCACCGCCCCACAAGCTGCAACTCCCGGCACCGCCCCACAAGCTGCAACTCCCGGCACCGCCCCAGCGCACTCCCGGCCCCCCTCAAGCTGCAACTCCCGGCACCGCCCCTCAAGCTGCAACTCCCGGCACCGCCCTCAAAGCTGCAACTCCCGGCACCGCCCCTCAAGCTGCAACTCCCGACACCGCCCCTCAAGCcgcaactcccggcacctcccCTCAAGCcgcaactcccggcacctcccCTCAAGCCGCAACTCCCGGGCACCTCCCCTCAAGCcgcaactcccggcacctcccCTCAAGCcgcaactcccggcacctcccCTCAAGCcgcaactcccggcacctcccCTCAAGCcgcaactcccggcacctcccTCAAGCCGCAACTCCCGGCACCGCCCCACAAGCCGCAACTCCCGGCACCGCCCCTCAAGCCGCAACTCCCGACACCGCCCCTCAAGCcgcaactcccggcacctcccCTCAAGCCGCAACTCCCGGCACCGCCCCTCAAGCCGCAACTCCCGGCACCGCCCCTCAAgctgcaactcccggcacctcccCTCAAGCTGCAACTCCCGGCACCGCCCCTCAAgctgcaactcccggcacctcccCTCAAGCCGCAACTCCCGGCACCACCTTACAAACTGCAACTCCCGGCACCGCCCCTCAAGCTGCAACTCCCGGCACCGCCCCTCAAGCTGCAACTCCCGGCACCGCCCCTCAAGCTGCAACTCCCGGCACCGCCCCTCAAGCCGCAACTCCCGGCACCGCCCCTCAAGCcgcaactcccggcacctcccCTCAAGCCGCAACTCCCGGCACCGCCCCTCAAGCTGCAGGAAGGCAGATTCCAAGTGTGTTgccctttaaaaaagaaaattaaagctCTGTATAAAAATGAGCGACAGAGTGGGAGTGGCCAACCTTCAGTGTCACGTAAAGGGACGCCCTGAtgttatttgcaattggtcttttttcatTTTAGCAGCCAGGCAGGGTTAAATGCCAGGGTGGAAGGGGGTAATTAGAGAGAGGAGTGGGGGCAATTACACGGGAGGTAGAAAGTAGGACAATGAAAAATGTCGCCTAATAATGAACCTGCTTCCGAATTCTTGGGGTCAGCGACCTCTGTCAGCCAATCAGCTGACTTTAGGTTGGAGAAAaagaccccccaaaaaataagGAGGAGCAGTTGCCCTTTCCCTAAAGCTGCCCAAACATTGGCTACTGACCCATTCCTGAGAGTCAGCAGCTGATTGGCTCATAGAGGAGTGAGGTAACGGCCTCCCATACAGGCAACTGATTGTGATCCTGCAACTCTGTGAGCTGCCAATAGGGGCACGGTATGTACTAACCCCAGCTGCACCCATGGCACCCGTCTCTCTTCTGCTAAGGACGCACtcgtattataggggataatgtaccccctactgtaaatgataaggatattagcagtcactgaggggttctgtgccccccatataaaggcacaaggctgcaggctgagttatacagggaactctgagtatcactcatgtattataagggatactgtaccccctactgtaaatgataaggatattagcagtcactgaggggttctgtgccccccatatacaggcacaaggctgcaggctgagttatacagggaactctgagtatcactcatgtattataagggataatgtacccccctactgtaaatgataaggatattagcagtcactgaggggttctgtgccccccatataaaggcacaaggctgcaggctgagttatacagggaactctgagtatcactcatgtattataagggataatgtaccccctactgtaaatgataaggatattagcagtcactgaggggttctgtgccccccatataaaggcacaaggctgcaggctgagttatacagggaactctgagtatcactcatgtattataagggataatgtaccccctactgtaaatgataaggatattagcagtcactgaggggttctgtgcccatataaaggcacaaggctgcaggctgagttatacagggaactctgagtatcactcatgtattataagggataatgtaccccctactgtaaatgataaggatattagcagtcactgaggggttctgtgcccccatataaaggcacaaggctgcaggctgagttatacagggaactctgagtatcactcatgtattataagggataatgtaccccctactgtaaatgataaggatattagcagtcactgaggggttctgtgccccccatataaaggcacaaggctgcaggctgagttatacagggaactctgagtatcactcatgtattataagggatactgtaccccctactgtaaatgataaggatattagcagtcactgaggggttctgtgccccccatataaaggcacaaggctgcaggctgagttatacagggaactctgagtatcactcatgtattataagggataatgtaccccctactgtaaatgataaggatattagcagtcactgaggggttctgtgcccatataaaggcacaaggctgcaggctgagttatacagggaactctgagtatcactcatgtattataagggataatgtaccccctactgtaaatgataaggatattagcagtcactgaggggttctgtgccccccatataaaggcacaaggctgcaggctgagttatacagggaactctgagtatcactcatgtattataagggataatgtaccccctactgtaaatgataaggatattagcagtcactgaggggttctgtgccccccatataaaggcacaaggctgcaggctgagttatacagggaactctgagtatcactcatgtattataagggatactgtaccccctactgtaaatgataaggatattagcagtcactgaggggttctgtgccccccatataaaggcacaaggctgcaggctgagttatacagggaactcagagtatcactcatgtattataagggatactgtaccccctactgtaaatgataaggatattagcagtcactgaggggttctgtgcccatataaaggcacaaggctgcaggctgagttatacagggaactctgagtatcactcatgtattataagggatactgtaccccctactgtaaatgataaggatattagcagtcactgaggggttctctgGGTGCAGCTGAATGCCCCTTGTGGTGGTTGGCAGAGCTGGGCACTCTGAGTCCAAATAAAAGCAGCAGAAATTGACCCCACAGACTGAAATTGCCCAACCTGTACCCCATGTGTTGCCTCCATGTGCAATAACCCCCCCCCTTGGGCAGAGCTACGGTACCAGCCTATCACGGATCAGAAGACAAAGAGAGAGGAGAGCACAGTTTGACAATGTGTTTAATGTGATACTCGATGACACTGATATTTACAATGATCCAGAGGAAACCAAAGTGCaacaaatgccaaaaaataagaaacaaagaaAGAATTTCCGGTAGGAGAATCAATTTCCCAGGCTGCACTAGTGTGCCTGTAGGTTCCGCAACAAACTGCAACACTGTAGCGCCTACAGGGCCATTTCTAAAACCACGGCTCCTCGGGGGCGGGACTtctcatttcatttttaaaaaaatgtatttatatatttatatatttatgtacacgAAGCAAAGGGACAGCGGCAAATTATTGCAACATTGATATAACTGCCCCGTGCGCACAATTACCCGGGGGGGGGCATCACAAACATAATTAGGGCTCGATATGCAAATTATATGCAGCAGAAACCGTTCTCCCCACCCCCTGCAACCAAAGGGCGGCCAATCGACAGCTTTCCAGCACCGGCTCCACGACGACCCTGGGATACgttttgcattaaaggggaaatttcactcaaaatgtaaaacaaaaaaattgttaatgatgatgtcatacactaagaaccaaatttttttttttttttccgttttaaataaatttacatttttaaaaacatttacagtGTTTGTTTCCATGGAATCCGAGGCGAATCATTTCAGGACAATGAAAACCAGCAGCCAATCATCTGTGAATATGAAGGCGTGATGGGGCGTGGCCTCTCATAACCAATGAGATCCAGCGTTACAGATAGAGAAGGCACAACCTAAAGGTCTGGGGCTCAGTGAGTGGCCGTCGCTCAGTACAAACAAGTTCCATTTGGGGGTCACTGGCACCGCCCGCCCCCTCTGGGGCCACACAAAGAAACTGGCAATTAAAAATATAGATACAAAATGTACACaagtgtttaaagggaaaatatgccctTTCTGCCCTAATCCGGGGACACTGGGCATTTGTACATCACTTACAGTTCCCTCTCGTCACCAGTGGGGGAGCCCTTGCGCCTCTATAAACTCTATAGTGCCCCCTCCATACAGCGTCAGGCACTTGTATTGCCCCATTCCTTGTGGTATTTGCCAACAGATAAATGGGAAGGGATAAGGCAGAGTATAATGAACGGGGCCCTAAGCTCCGCAAACAGGGGGGGGGCCTTGGAGCAGTGCATGGGGGGCCCAATCAGATTTGCCTTTGGATGTGacccccaaaaatatatattttttttttatagtttccatATAAAATCTCCCTCGATGCGACCCAATCAGCACTGAGCAAGCTCCATCAGCCGATTCACCAATGGGGGGGCAAAGTGATAAATTTCTCAGCCGGGTAACCAAGGCGACCAACAGCGGCCTATCGAGCCCAGCATGGCACAGTGTACGACACGTGGCACAGATACCAACTGCGTGGCATTGGGGGGACCCTTTGTGGCCCTGACTGCCGgctgcagagcttgcaatctattgtCAACATTTTCCttcaattttatttcatttaaaaaaaccaCAATCTGGGGTTTTAGATAAAATCTCTGATTATTGGGCTCCTACTTTCCCCACATGAGAGCCGGCCTCAAGCGCCCAGTAACGCCAGGGGTACAAATGGGTTCGCTATCAGCTCTGCGCAGGCAGCCATCTTTGTTTAGCTGCGCCCCGCCCAGTCTAATTGGGAGGATCCATATTAAAGGCCCCGCCCACACTCCTATCAAGCCAGGggtttgtatataaaatacaggagAATATTCTGTATAAATTCACTGACTGTTTCTTTGCGTTTAAAAATCCCCTAAAATCCATGGAATTGTCGCGGGGCAGAAATGTGGGTTCTGCCCAGGGGCCCCCCCGGCACCGGGACTGGGCTGAACCCGACTGCCGAGCACAACCAGGCAGCAGTGTTACCTATTACACAGCATTTGGCATGGGTTTGTAGTGCAATACAATACAGAGAGGGGATCCACTCAGGAACCAGAACCGCTTGTAGCAAATGATCAGAACCAGAATCCTTGGTACTTTCTAAAAGGGGCAGTTCCGCAATACCCAGGGGTAAAAGTGAAGACCCTCTATTGCCCCCGGGGTTTGGCAATGGATTTGAGGTTTCCCTACAGCAGGGCCTCCCAAACCATGGGGTCCCTTGGGGCCCCAGAGTATAAGGTAGAATTTGGACCCTATTTGTTCTCCCAGACACCCCCCGCCCCCTGGAGAGACAGCCAAAAAGTCAAGTATATTTGGGTGAAGAGttatttgctcccctagatatTCGGGGAGCTAGTGGTATTCcttatacagcagaccccacagggGGACTAAGTACCCTGCTTTGTGGCCCCTCCCTCAGGGCGGAACCTGTTCCACCCAGCAATCACATGATACCTCCATGCTGCAGTACTGTCCGTCAGGCATACCGGGGGGCGGGACTATAGTGGCACAGTGACAATGGGGGGCCCCGACAAATGGTTTTTGGCAGACTTGCCGCTTGGTTTAGTGCACTATTAGTTCCTAAGGATCAGAATTAGTGGGGGGGGTTTACAACCAAGCTAAGAGCAATGGTggcatactttccctttaagagtgTAACGGCCAGATGGCACGAATATTGGGCAACCCCCCGAATGGCATATGGCGGCTGGCTGTGCCAGGGTTGGGGCACTCACTAGTACGGAAACAATAAATCCTGCCAATCATGTGCCAAAATgtgtcagccaatcagatggaGAGAATACTAAGGGCTGCGGAAGGACATGAATGGGCTAAaatacattggggctcatttatcaacattaggcaaatttgcccatgggcagtaacccatagcaaccaatcagtcattGGCTTTTCTCAGCcaactgcaggtaaaacaatgaatgcaactatttgattggttgccataggttactgcccagtattgataaatgacccccactgactgGCACAGATGCTTAAACATTATGGCACCACATACCCGCAGAAGGGTTTAATGCCCAGCTCCTATGTGCACCAAAACCCCAAGAGGGAGTGCTGTGTACGGACAAGCACGGATCCAACATAGCCAGTTCAGCCGCATTGCAACATGCCATAAAGCAAAGCCTTACACCTATCAAGGCAACAGTAACAATGAGACACACACACTGTGGCACCGGGAAAGGCAGAGACGGGTCACTGTCGGCCGGACAAAATGTCACAGGTCTGGGGTGCAGTGGCGAGGTCGGCAGATTGAGAACTGCTTTACAGCCTTGCTGCAAAAGTCTCTTGCTTTCAAAGCAACATTCAAGTCAGCGTTGGTAGAACCACAGGGGCTGCACAATGGGGGTCACACTGGCTTGTTGGGGACACAAACAGCAGGCTGAGCTGGTAAATAACCAGAAATACCACATATAATATGTACTGCCTGGGCGCCCAGTCTGTGGCCCCGAGTAAGGTCAAACTACCCATCAGCCCttagcgcacacacacacagtggtttCATGTCAGCTGGGGGGGTTGTAGTCTCctccccccggggggggggggtttcattGGCCGGCGccactacattatatatattagttCAGCAGCTGTGCCATTAAGCTGACAATTCATTAGCGGTGGGGCCACAGTATCAAAGTGTCATTAAAAAGGAGCAAATCGGGCGCCGGCAGCACAATATATAAAAATTGAAGAAAAAAGTTCcaatgaagtaaaaaaaataagtgGAAACTGCGCTAATgatacaggggaggggcagatagCGAGGGGAGGGGCAGAAATACGTTTGGCTTGAACTGAACTGGCAAATTCATTATACAGGAAGCAAAAGAAACCAAATTGTGACCGAGTTACGCACCACATTCAgcaaaaatcataaaaaacaaccttttttgtacgtaataaaaaaaaaaaataatctaaatggCTATGATTCCTCTATGAGCAAAAACACATAATGTAGTCGTAATAAATCTGCCTTTTCCttacgtgtgtgtatatatgtgtgtatatccGCACCGGGGgggaatacacacacacatatatatatatatatattactggtatATCCGCACCGGGgggaatacacacacacacatatatatatatatatatattactggtatAATCCGCACCGGGgggaatacacacacacacacatatatatatatatatatatatatatattactggtatATCCGCACCGGGgggaatacacacacacacatatatatatatatatatatatatattactggtatATCCGCACCGGGGgagaatacacacacacacacatatatatatatatatatattactggtatATCCGCACCGGGgggaatacacacacacacacatatatatatatatatatatatattactggtatATCCGCACCGGGGgagaatacacacacacacacatatatatatatatattactggtatATCCGCACCGGGgggaatacacacacacacacatatatatatatatatatattactggtatATCCGCACCGGGgggaatacacacacacatatatatatatatatatattactggtatATCCGCACCGGGgagaatacacacacacacatatatatatatattactggtatATCCGCACCGGGgggaatacacacacacatatatatatatatatattactggtatATCCGCACCGGGgggaatacacacacacatatatatatatatatattactggtatATCCGCACCGGGgagaatacacacacatatatataacacAATGCTTTTGTACAGTGTATGGGACGGGGGGGTCAGACCATGGCACGATAGGGACCTTGCATCTTTAAGAACTGAATGATGAACGAGGGGCCCCCGGCTACAATCTGGGGGGGGAGGTGGCTGAGCGGACAGTTCTCAATACTCATGATGGACAGTTTGCTGCACAGAGCGAGCTCGAAGGGGAGACTGTGTAAATTGGGGTTGTCATTCAGATACAGCTCCTCCAAATTCTCCAGTGTACCTGCGGGGAGAGGGAGCGGCGTTACAGGTATGTTATCTGCATTCACTTACACTGTTCTACATATAAACAGTATCTGCCATAAAGCATGGActtggcacagatcctatctgactccctccattgtaagcagcagtcctgccctgctttatggctgagattctagctatctgtataacagagcattctgtcacagtggcacagatcctatctgatccccccccccattgtaagcagcagtcctgccctgctttatggctgagattctagctatctgtataacagagcatttctgtcacagtggcacagatcctatctgatccccccattgtaagcagcagtcctgccctgctttatggctgagattctagctatctgtataacagagcattctgtcacagtgacacagatcctatctgatccccccattgtaagcagcagtcctgccctgctttatggtgagattctagctatctgtataacagagcattctgtcacagtggcacagatcctatctgatcccccccattgtaagcagcagtcctgccctgctttatggctgagattctagctatctgtataacagagcattctgtcacagtggcacagatcctatctgatcccccccattgtaagcagcagtcctgccctgctttatggctgagattctagctatctgtataacagagcattctgtcacagtggcacagatcctatctgatccccccattgtaagcagcagtcctgccctgctttatggctgagattctagctatctgtataacagagcattctgtcacagtggcacagatcctatctgatccccccattgtaagcagcagtcctgccctgctttatggctgagattctagctatctgtataacagagcattctgtcacagtggcacagatcctatctgatccccccattgtaagcagcagtcctgccctgctttatggctgagattctagctatctgtataacagagcattctgtcac
The sequence above is a segment of the Xenopus tropicalis strain Nigerian chromosome 7, UCB_Xtro_10.0, whole genome shotgun sequence genome. Coding sequences within it:
- the LOC116412128 gene encoding uncharacterized protein DKFZp434B061-like, whose protein sequence is MFDKSTKLDPVSRIITKPRPSFVSSDRVAAPPLKPQLPAPPYKLQLPAPPHKLQLLAPPPQAATPGTSPQTATPGTAPQAATPLKLQLLGTAPQAATPGTAPQAATPGTAPQAATPGTAPQAATPGTAPQAATPGTTLQTATPGTAPQAATPGTAPQAATPGTAPQAATPGTAPQAATPGTAPQAATPGTAPAHSRPPSSCNSRHRPSSCNSRHRPQSCNSRHRPSSCNSRHRPSSRNSRHLPSSRNSRHLPSSRNSRAPPLKPQLPAPPLKPQLPAPPLKPQLPAPPLKPQLPAPPSSRNSRHRPTSRNSRHRPSSRNSRHRPSSRNSRHLPSSRNSRHRPSSRNSRHRPSSCNSRHLPSSCNSRHRPSSCNSRHLPSSRNSRHHLTNCNSRHRPSSCNSRHRPSSCNSRHRPSSCNSRHRPSSRNSRHRPSSRNSRHLPSSRNSRHRPSSCRKADSKCVAL